TGTTCATGGCGGTGCAGGCGGCGGTCGCGACCGTGCTGTCCCGCTCCGGCGCCGGGCTCGACATCCCGGTGGGCTCCCCGGTGTCCGGGCGCATCGACGAGGCGCTCGACGGCCTGGTCGGCTTCTTCGTCAACACCCTCATCCTGCGCACCGACCTGAGCGGCGATCCGAGCTTCCGCGACCTGCTCGGCCGGGTCCGCAAGACGGACCTGGCCGCCTGGAACCACCAGGACCTGCCCTTCGACCGCCTCGTCGAGGTCCTCAACCCCGAGCGGTCCGCCTCCCGCCACCCCCTCTTCCAGGTCATGCTGACCCTCGGCGAGGCCGGTTCGGACGCGGTCGGCTTCCCCGGGCTCGACGCCCGCACCGAGTACAACGAGCTGCAGATCGCCAAGTTCGACCTGACCTTCGGCTTCGGCGAGCACCGCACCCGCGACGGCCGGCCGGACGGCCTCGACATCACCATCGAGTACGCCACCGACCTGTACGAGGCGCGCACGATCGACGCGCTGATGGCCCGGCTGCGGCGCCTGCTTGAGGCGGTCCTCACCTCGCCCGACACCCCGCTCTCCGTCCTCGACCTGCTCGGCGAGCACGAGCGCCGGCAGCTCCTTCAGGAGTGGGCGGGCCCCGTCACCGGCGGCCCCGAGGCGAGCCTCGCCGAGCTGTTCGCCGCGCAGGCCGCCCGCACCCCGGACGCCGTCGCCCTCGTCGACGAGTACCAGGACTTCTCGTACGGCGAGCTGGACGAGCGCACCAACCGGCTCGCCCACCACCTGGTCGACCTCGGCATCCGGCAGGGCGACGTGGTGGCCGTGCTGATGGAGCGCTCGGCCGACCTGCTGACCGCGCTGCTCGCGATCGTGAAGGCGGGCGCCGTCTACGCGCCGCTGAACACCACCGACCCGGACACCCGGCTCGTCCAGATCCTCGGCGACACCGCGGCCCCGGTCCTGCTCACCGACGAGGCGATGTCCGACCACCCGGTGGTCGCCCAGGCCACCGCCCGGGTCGTCGTCCTCGACGGCAGCCTCACCCTCGACACGCTCCCCAGCACCGCCCCCGTGCCCGCCATCCACCCCGACCAGCCGGTGTACGCCATGTTCACCTCGGGCTCGACGGGCGTCCCGAAGGGCGTCGCGGTCACCCACCGCAACGTCGCCGACCTGGCCGGACAGAGCAGGTACGCGGGCGGCAACCACCGCCGGGTGCTGTTCCACTCCCCGACCGCGTTCGACGCGTCGACGTACGAGATATGGGTCCCGTGGCTCAACGGCGGCACCCTCGTCGTGGCGCCGCGCGGACACCTCGACCCGGCGGGCTACCGGCGGCTGATCGACGACCACGGGATCACCAGCCTGTGGCTGACCGCGGGCCTGTTCCGGGTGATGGCCGAGGAGGCGCCCGACGCCTTCGCCGGAGTGCGCGAGGTGTGGGCCGGCGGCGACGTCGTCCCGCCCGAGGCCGTCCGCCGTATCCATGAGCACTGCCCGGACACCACGGTCGTCAACGGCTACGGGCCGACCGAGACCACCACCTTCGCCGCCACCCACCGCGTCCGCCGCGACGCCGAGTACGCGGGCACGATCCCCATCGGCGAGGCCCTCGACAACCACCGCCTCTACGTCCTCGGCCCCGGCCTCCAGCTGCTGCCGCCCGGCACCCCGGGCGAGCTGTACATCGCGGGCGCGGGCCTGGCGCAGGGCTACCTCAACCGCCCCTCGCTGACCGCCGAACGCTTCGTGGCCGACCCGTACGGGATCCCCGGCGAGCGGATGTACCGCACCGGCGACCTGGTCCGCTGGAACCACGAAGGCTCCCTCGAATACCTCGGCCGGGCCGACCAGCAGGTGAAACTGCGCGGCTTCCGCATCGAACCGGGTGAGATCGAGAGCGCGTTGACGGCTCACCTCTCCGTGGCTCAGGCCACGGTCGTCGTCCGCGAGGACCGTCCCGGCGACAAGCGCCTGGTCGGCTACCTGGTGGCGGCGCAGGGCACCAGGCTGGACACGGAGGCGGTGCACCGGGAGATCTCCGCCGCGCTGCCCGAGTACATGGTCCCCTCCGCCCTGGTCGTCCTCGACGCGATCCCGCTGACCACCAACGGCAAGATCGACCGGCGTGCGCTGCCCGCGCCCCAGCAGTCCCTGGACACCGGCGGCCGGGCGCCCCGCACCCCGGCCGAGGAGGTGCTGTGCGGCCTGTTCGCGGCCGTACTCGGACTCCCGTCGGCCACCATCGACGACCACTTCTTCCACCGCGGCGGCCACTCGCTCCTCGCCACCCGTCTCATCAGCCGCATCCGCGCCGTGTGGGACGCGGAGATCACCATCCGGGACCTGTTCCAGTACCCGACGGTCGCCCAGCTCGCCGAGCGGCTCACGGCGGCGAGCGGCGACACCCGCCGCCCGGCCCTCGTCCCGGAGGACCGCCCGGAGCGCGTCCCGCTCTCCTCGGCCCAGCAACGCCTGTGGTTCCTGGACCAGTTGGAGGGCCCGTCGGCGACGTACAACATCCCGATGGCGCTACGGCTCCACGGCCCCCTCGACCGCGAGGCCCTGCGCCTCGCACTGACCGACCTGGCCGGCCGCCACGAGAGCCTGCGCACCACGTACCCCACCCACGAGAGCAAGCCGTACCAGCACCTGACGCCCGCCCAGCCGGTGGAACTCCCGCTCACCGCGGCCACGGAGGACACCCTGCTCGAACTGCTGGGCGCGGAGGCGTCCCGCACCTTCGACCTGGCTTCCGAACTCCCCTTCCGGACAGGCCTGTTCAAGCTCGCCGACGACGACCACGTCCTCTCCCTCGTCATCCACCACATCGCCTCGGACGGCTGGTCCAACGCCCCGCTGTTCCGCGACCTGTCGGCCGCCTACGAGGCACGCACCCAGGGCGAGGCGCCCGAGTGGGAGCCGCTGCCGGTCCAGTACGCCGACTACACGCTCTGGCAGGAGCGGCTCCTGCGCGAGGACGAGGACCGCCAACTCACGCACTGGCGGGGGGCATTGGCGGACCTCCCGGAGGAGGCCACGCTCCCGACGGACCGCCCGCGCCCGGCCACGGCCTCCAACCGGGGCACCACGCACACGGTCCACTGCGACGCCCCGCTGCACCAAGCGCTCGCGTCCCTGGCACAGGACACCGGCACGACCCTGTTCATGGTCGCCCAGGCCGCCGTATCGGCCCTGCTGTCCCGCTCCGGCGCCGGCCAGGACATCCCGCTCGGCTCCCCCGTCGCGGGCCGCACCGACCAGAAGCTCGACGACCTGATCGGCTTCTTCGTCAACACCCTGGTTCTGCGCACCGACTTGACCGGCAACCCGACCTTCCGCGACCTGCTGACCCGGGTCCGCGAGACGGATCTGGCCGCCTGGAACCACCAGGACCTCCCCTTCGACCGCCTCGTCGAGATCCTCAACCCCGAGCGCACCACGGCCCGCCACCCCCTCTTCCAGGTGATGCTGACGCTGGGCGAGACGTTGACCGAGGCCCCCGGACTCGGCGACCTGACCGGCGAGTTCGCGTTCCCGGGAACGTCGGTCGCGAAGTTCGACCTGACCTTCGCGTTCGGCGAGCACCGAGGCACGGACGGCGAACCGACCGGCCTGGACATCACGGTCGAGTACGCCACGGACCTCTACGAGGCGACCACGATCGAGGCAACGGCGGACCGACTCGTACGCCTGCTGACGGAA
Above is a genomic segment from Streptomyces sp. R21 containing:
- a CDS encoding amino acid adenylation domain-containing protein, giving the protein MIPLSFAQQRLWFIAQMEGPSTTYNIPLGVRLTGELDRAALQSALLDVIGRHEALRTVFPDQDGTPYQHILAEEEVELDLPVVPATAETLSAVLAEESAQVFHLAVDLPVRARLIALGEQEHVLLVIMHHIVTDGGSTAPLLGDLATAYGARVQGQAPGWEPLPVQYADYTLWQQELLGEADDAESAGALQLAFWQETLAELPEEATLPTDRPRPAAASYRGAQCMTHLPADAHAGLTHLARESGATLFMAVQAAVATVLSRSGAGLDIPVGSPVSGRIDEALDGLVGFFVNTLILRTDLSGDPSFRDLLGRVRKTDLAAWNHQDLPFDRLVEVLNPERSASRHPLFQVMLTLGEAGSDAVGFPGLDARTEYNELQIAKFDLTFGFGEHRTRDGRPDGLDITIEYATDLYEARTIDALMARLRRLLEAVLTSPDTPLSVLDLLGEHERRQLLQEWAGPVTGGPEASLAELFAAQAARTPDAVALVDEYQDFSYGELDERTNRLAHHLVDLGIRQGDVVAVLMERSADLLTALLAIVKAGAVYAPLNTTDPDTRLVQILGDTAAPVLLTDEAMSDHPVVAQATARVVVLDGSLTLDTLPSTAPVPAIHPDQPVYAMFTSGSTGVPKGVAVTHRNVADLAGQSRYAGGNHRRVLFHSPTAFDASTYEIWVPWLNGGTLVVAPRGHLDPAGYRRLIDDHGITSLWLTAGLFRVMAEEAPDAFAGVREVWAGGDVVPPEAVRRIHEHCPDTTVVNGYGPTETTTFAATHRVRRDAEYAGTIPIGEALDNHRLYVLGPGLQLLPPGTPGELYIAGAGLAQGYLNRPSLTAERFVADPYGIPGERMYRTGDLVRWNHEGSLEYLGRADQQVKLRGFRIEPGEIESALTAHLSVAQATVVVREDRPGDKRLVGYLVAAQGTRLDTEAVHREISAALPEYMVPSALVVLDAIPLTTNGKIDRRALPAPQQSLDTGGRAPRTPAEEVLCGLFAAVLGLPSATIDDHFFHRGGHSLLATRLISRIRAVWDAEITIRDLFQYPTVAQLAERLTAASGDTRRPALVPEDRPERVPLSSAQQRLWFLDQLEGPSATYNIPMALRLHGPLDREALRLALTDLAGRHESLRTTYPTHESKPYQHLTPAQPVELPLTAATEDTLLELLGAEASRTFDLASELPFRTGLFKLADDDHVLSLVIHHIASDGWSNAPLFRDLSAAYEARTQGEAPEWEPLPVQYADYTLWQERLLREDEDRQLTHWRGALADLPEEATLPTDRPRPATASNRGTTHTVHCDAPLHQALASLAQDTGTTLFMVAQAAVSALLSRSGAGQDIPLGSPVAGRTDQKLDDLIGFFVNTLVLRTDLTGNPTFRDLLTRVRETDLAAWNHQDLPFDRLVEILNPERTTARHPLFQVMLTLGETLTEAPGLGDLTGEFAFPGTSVAKFDLTFAFGEHRGTDGEPTGLDITVEYATDLYEATTIEATADRLVRLLTEATATPDLPVTELELLSADERDHVLEWSGAPTPAPALGLDGLFVGQAARTPDSLALVFEDQQLTYAELDIWSNRLARHLTENGVTPGSIVAIHLERSPHLIASLLAVLKAGAGYTVLDPQFPADRLTTVLGQVNPSALVTQSHLVALPTTATLVDLTVDTPTISTLPGTPVETSGHPESTACVMFTSGSTGVPKGVAASHRALAATFIGPDYLAFGPEQTYLQSSPVSWDAFALEVFGPLLHGGVCVLQPGQHTDPHQIAELVERHDITTLQMSASLFNHMLDEHPAVFSRIREAMTAGEAASPAHTAKALADHPHLHLVNGYGPAESMGFTTAYTITAPAPAIPIGGPITGKHAYVLDENLCLLPPGVPGELYVAGHGLANGYIGQPVLSAERFVANPHGTPGSRMYRTGDLARWSRDGSLEYLGRADQQIKLRGFRIEPGEIESALLRHPSVIQSAAVIREDRPGDKRLVAYVVPTDSSTSPDLTELRRHAAAALPEYMVPAAIVPLDALPLTVNGKLDRRALPEPPQAEATGGRSPRTPAEEILCGLFAATLGVGSVTIDDHFFHLGGHSLLATRLIGRIRGIWDTPVTIRDLFQCPTPALLAEHIATQAGGNPLETLLPIKAMTASSEPPLFCVHPISGMSWCYAGLMRHLGDRPLIGLQARELTDPALRPADMAEMADTYVTEIRSVQPHGPYHLLGWSFGGLVAHAVAARLEEQGEEVALLGLLDAYPLPEGFTAPAITGREVLTAFLGERATDLPLVCADLTPDPLELSTVLRREDPILGALDTPQSIAVIEATAAHLAMRYRYVPERRFTGNAVFFNALRTPAALTGADAWAPYVLGRIEEHDIDSAHWDLTTTEPLREIGKVLAEQLRGVRH